A section of the Caballeronia sp. M1242 genome encodes:
- the nuoK gene encoding NADH-quinone oxidoreductase subunit NuoK: MLSLAHYLVLGAILFAISIVGIFLNRRNVIIILMAIELMLLAVNTNFVAFSHYLGDVHGQIFVFFVLTVAAAEAAIGLAILVTLFRSLDTINVEDLDQLKG, encoded by the coding sequence ATGTTGAGTCTTGCCCATTACCTCGTGCTCGGCGCGATCCTTTTCGCGATCAGCATCGTCGGCATCTTCCTGAACCGCCGCAACGTCATCATCATCCTGATGGCCATCGAACTGATGCTGCTTGCGGTGAACACCAATTTCGTCGCGTTCTCGCACTATCTGGGCGACGTTCACGGCCAGATTTTCGTGTTCTTCGTCCTGACCGTGGCCGCTGCGGAAGCCGCGATCGGTCTCGCGATTCTCGTGACCCTGTTCCGTAGCCTCGACACGATCAACGTCGAGGA
- a CDS encoding NADH-quinone oxidoreductase subunit J: protein MEFTTVLFYIFALLLTVSALKVITSRNPVSSALFLVLAFFNAAAIWMLLQAEFLAILLVLVYVGAVMVLFLFVVMMLDINIDVLRRDFKRFVPLATIVGAIIVIETALILWHGYGATVTPLRDAGTAAAGAGVSGAALMPNTQLIGKVIYTDYIFAFEIAGLVLLVAIIAAISLTVRDKKDKKTQTVSKQVKVRRQDRVRLVKMPAETQAPDATVEPAVTGNIGAGVVDNKG from the coding sequence ATGGAATTCACAACCGTACTGTTCTATATCTTCGCGCTGCTGTTGACCGTGTCCGCGCTGAAGGTGATCACCTCGCGCAATCCGGTGTCATCCGCGCTCTTTCTCGTGCTCGCGTTCTTCAACGCGGCCGCGATCTGGATGCTGTTGCAAGCCGAATTCCTCGCGATCCTGCTGGTTCTCGTGTATGTCGGCGCGGTGATGGTGCTCTTCCTCTTCGTCGTGATGATGCTCGACATCAACATCGACGTGCTGCGGCGCGACTTCAAGCGTTTCGTGCCGCTCGCGACCATCGTCGGCGCGATCATCGTCATCGAAACGGCGCTGATTCTGTGGCACGGCTACGGCGCGACGGTCACGCCGCTGCGTGATGCGGGCACGGCTGCCGCGGGCGCCGGCGTGAGCGGCGCGGCGCTGATGCCGAATACGCAGCTCATCGGCAAGGTCATTTACACGGACTACATCTTCGCGTTCGAAATCGCGGGTCTGGTGCTGCTGGTGGCGATCATCGCGGCCATCTCGCTGACCGTGCGCGACAAGAAGGACAAGAAGACGCAAACCGTCAGCAAGCAGGTCAAGGTTCGCCGTCAGGACCGCGTGCGCCTCGTCAAGATGCCGGCCGAAACGCAGGCGCCGGATGCAACGGTGGAACCTGCCGTGACCGGCAACATCGGCGCGGGCGTGGTGGATAACAAGGGCTGA
- the nuoI gene encoding NADH-quinone oxidoreductase subunit NuoI, translating into MNAIQNFFKTFFLTELLKGLALTGRYTFQRKITVQFPEEKTPVSPRFRGLHALRRYENGEERCIACKLCEAVCPALAITIESETRADNTRRTTRYDIDLTKCIFCGFCEESCPVDSIVETHILEYHGEKRGDLYFTKDMLLAVGDRYETEIAASKAADAPYR; encoded by the coding sequence ATGAACGCAATTCAGAACTTCTTTAAGACCTTCTTCCTGACCGAACTGCTGAAGGGTCTGGCGCTGACGGGCCGTTACACGTTCCAGCGCAAGATCACGGTGCAGTTCCCGGAAGAAAAGACGCCGGTGTCGCCGCGCTTTCGCGGACTGCACGCGCTGCGCCGCTATGAAAACGGCGAAGAGCGCTGCATCGCGTGCAAGCTGTGCGAAGCGGTGTGCCCGGCGCTCGCGATCACCATCGAATCGGAAACGCGCGCGGACAATACCCGTCGCACGACGCGCTACGACATCGACCTGACCAAGTGCATCTTCTGCGGCTTCTGCGAAGAGAGCTGCCCGGTCGATTCGATCGTCGAGACGCACATCCTCGAATATCACGGCGAAAAGCGCGGCGATCTGTATTTCACGAAGGACATGCTGCTTGCAGTGGGCGATCGCTACGAGACGGAAATCGCCGCATCGAAGGCGGCCGACGCGCCTTACCGTTGA
- the nuoH gene encoding NADH-quinone oxidoreductase subunit NuoH yields the protein MGLFDTINAGGTQLLGVAWPTVWALVRILVVAVVILLCVAYLILWERKLIGWMHVRLGPNRVGPAGLLQPIADVLKLLLKEVIQPTQASKWIYVIAPIMTVVPAFAVWAVIPFQAKAVLGNINAGLLYIMAISSIGVYGVILAGWASNSKYAFLGAMRAAAQMVSYEISMGFALVVVLMVAGTLNMSDIVASQQRGIFAGFGVNILSWNWLPLLPMFVVYFISGIAETNRHPFDVVEGESEIVAGHMIDYSGMAFALFFLAEYINMIVISAIATTLFLGGWDAPFGFLSFIPGVFWFVLKVFFLLSVFIWARATFPRYRYDQIMRLGWKVFLPVSVVWVVVIGFWIMSPLNIWK from the coding sequence ATGGGCTTGTTCGATACGATCAACGCAGGCGGCACGCAGCTTCTGGGCGTTGCCTGGCCGACCGTGTGGGCGCTGGTGCGCATCCTCGTGGTTGCGGTGGTGATCCTGCTGTGCGTCGCGTACCTGATTCTTTGGGAACGCAAGCTCATCGGCTGGATGCACGTGCGTCTCGGCCCGAACCGCGTCGGCCCGGCAGGCTTGCTGCAGCCAATCGCGGACGTGCTGAAGCTGCTGCTGAAGGAAGTCATTCAGCCGACGCAGGCGAGCAAATGGATCTACGTCATCGCGCCGATCATGACCGTGGTGCCGGCCTTCGCGGTCTGGGCGGTGATTCCGTTCCAGGCGAAAGCCGTGCTCGGCAACATCAACGCGGGTCTCCTGTACATCATGGCGATCTCGTCGATCGGCGTGTACGGCGTGATTCTCGCGGGCTGGGCGTCGAACTCGAAGTACGCGTTCCTCGGCGCCATGCGCGCAGCGGCGCAGATGGTGTCCTACGAAATCTCGATGGGCTTCGCGCTCGTCGTGGTGCTGATGGTCGCGGGCACGCTGAACATGTCGGATATCGTCGCTTCGCAGCAGCGCGGCATCTTCGCGGGCTTCGGCGTCAACATCCTGTCGTGGAACTGGCTGCCGCTTCTGCCGATGTTCGTCGTGTACTTCATCTCGGGCATCGCTGAAACGAACCGTCACCCGTTCGACGTGGTGGAAGGCGAATCGGAAATCGTCGCGGGTCACATGATCGACTACTCGGGCATGGCGTTCGCGCTGTTCTTCCTCGCCGAGTACATCAACATGATCGTGATCTCGGCGATCGCGACGACCCTGTTCCTGGGTGGCTGGGACGCGCCGTTCGGCTTCCTGTCGTTCATCCCGGGCGTATTCTGGTTCGTGCTCAAGGTTTTCTTCCTGCTGTCGGTCTTCATCTGGGCCCGCGCGACATTCCCGCGCTACCGCTATGACCAGATCATGCGTCTCGGCTGGAAGGTGTTCCTGCCGGTCTCGGTAGTGTGGGTGGTCGTGATCGGCTTCTGGATCATGTCGCCGCTCAACATCTGGAAGTAG